From Paenibacillus polymyxa, the proteins below share one genomic window:
- a CDS encoding class I SAM-dependent methyltransferase encodes MSNRLDHLRILPTGPLNYYLQKRYNDLPWVHKFGLDHIKVKGDFLLIHAWKPGYVKLTREQASHFKAAIEKGENPEDKLPKLPESWLVDGEDEPDVEGLLAKVIVPELFELLSPENLKEDVTSPQSIRLRAILEQVAEHVPVFPAIQNPYELRHFLEVVKRQKPKTVVEIGTASGGVFYCLSQLADPEALLVSIDYPGGPYGGGQDDNEVKLYSSFGSAEQQFSFIRDRSFHCSTKQDLKKVLGNRQIDLLFIDGDHSYGGVSSDFRMYQELVAPGGMIAFHDISMRPETWGRGYDVGVFWDEVKQSYPSFQEFVDPTGCREPFIRHPQEGLFAYGIGTIIQM; translated from the coding sequence ATGAGTAACAGATTGGACCATTTACGAATTCTTCCGACAGGCCCCTTAAATTATTATTTGCAAAAGCGATACAACGATCTGCCATGGGTGCACAAGTTTGGCTTGGATCATATCAAGGTGAAAGGTGATTTTCTGCTCATTCATGCGTGGAAGCCTGGGTATGTGAAGCTAACACGGGAGCAGGCGAGTCACTTCAAAGCAGCCATTGAAAAAGGAGAGAATCCAGAGGACAAGCTTCCTAAGTTGCCGGAATCCTGGTTAGTGGACGGGGAAGATGAGCCTGATGTAGAAGGACTTTTGGCTAAGGTTATCGTGCCCGAGTTGTTTGAACTTCTTTCCCCGGAAAATCTTAAAGAGGACGTAACTAGTCCGCAATCCATCCGGTTAAGAGCTATTTTGGAGCAGGTCGCTGAGCATGTACCTGTTTTTCCAGCCATTCAGAATCCCTATGAGCTGCGTCATTTTCTGGAGGTCGTGAAGCGCCAAAAGCCTAAAACAGTCGTTGAGATCGGGACAGCCAGCGGCGGCGTATTTTATTGCTTGAGCCAACTGGCCGATCCAGAAGCCCTGCTCGTCAGTATTGATTATCCGGGTGGACCGTATGGAGGTGGTCAGGATGACAATGAGGTGAAGCTTTACTCCAGTTTCGGCAGCGCGGAACAGCAGTTTTCTTTTATTCGCGATCGTTCATTTCACTGCTCGACCAAACAGGATTTAAAAAAGGTTCTGGGAAATCGCCAGATTGACCTTCTATTTATTGATGGAGATCATTCCTACGGTGGTGTGAGTTCGGATTTCCGCATGTATCAAGAACTGGTGGCGCCGGGCGGTATGATTGCTTTTCATGATATCAGCATGCGACCTGAGACGTGGGGAAGAGGATACGATGTTGGCGTTTTTTGGGACGAAGTGAAACAAAGTTATCCGTCCTTTCAGGAATTTGTAGACCCAACAGGCTGTCGAGAACCGTTTATCCGTCACCCGCAAGAGGGACTATTCGCATATGGGATTGGCACTATCATTCAAATGTAA
- the uvrA gene encoding excinuclease ABC subunit UvrA — translation MQNYIVVKGARQHNLKNISLRIPRDQLVVFTGVSGSGKSSLVFNTLYAEGRRRLMESLSAYERMGLRKTEDADVDLIEGLSPAIAMEQKTLSRNPRSTVGTLTELSSYVRLLFSRTSQAVCPYCQEALPVQSRKKITEQVLQYPSDTSIDVYAPILSMPHGGPVALLKEIRKKGYTQLNWNQKLLDVQQAEVLFSSMSPQVVHLGKEYNRLEVLVGQVTISNSVEQVKDIQVLVDKALDVGDGWMQIRPMVDKRSACTPNSGCCRCGMMVSEISAGAFSSNSPLGACPTCTGLGTHYEVNLERVIPDRSKSVAEGAIHLLGWQCEKEKFHKNRKILEGLATRYHFDLNTAVKDLPNEALYAVLYGTQGEKIAIENPATGGKPMHEKFAGIVNLIYERFNANAKDEMSAMKAEDKAVMIEQVCPSCGGARLKAERLLYRVGDQTIRDFSNMPLVELHAYCDELLRAAPRFFQSLAAVAQPILREMKTRLALLLDMGLDYLSLNRPVTMLSGGESQRVRLTTQLSSGLMGMIYILDEPSVGLHPKDTGKMIAMLHRLRDLGNTILVVEHDEEIMAQADYLVDIGPGAGALGGEIVAQGTVEQVMSNPNSLTGQYLAGRRGIPLPSRRRKARDGKYLEVLGARENNLQNLNIRIPLGCLVCVTGVSGSGKTTLVHNVIYEKLRAHLDGKPAYLKHDVEMKGEASIDQVICIDQKPIGRTSRSTPATYVGVFDAIRKLFARTERARQLQRKDAHFSFNSPGGRCEVCSGLGVIVTEMQFMSDVEMMCETCRGRRYSEDILAITYQEKNIADVLEMSIEEAAVFFADQPVIYSKLKLMNQLGLGYMKLGQSATTLSGGEAQRIKLVEELGQLKKGSSQLYILDEPTTGLHPDDIQRLLTILQQLVDEGNTVLIIEHNLHLIKTADYVLDLGPEGGTRGGQLVVAGTPEQVAACVHSHTGSFLRNVGMDFNEDEVRA, via the coding sequence ATGCAAAACTACATTGTTGTCAAAGGCGCCAGACAGCATAACCTGAAAAATATCTCTTTGCGGATTCCGCGTGATCAATTGGTCGTCTTCACGGGAGTAAGCGGCTCAGGGAAATCGTCACTAGTGTTCAATACACTATATGCAGAAGGACGGCGACGCTTAATGGAGTCGCTGTCCGCATATGAGCGAATGGGCTTGCGAAAAACGGAAGATGCGGATGTGGACTTGATCGAAGGGCTGTCTCCGGCAATTGCGATGGAGCAAAAGACGTTGTCCCGGAATCCAAGGTCTACGGTGGGAACATTGACCGAGCTTTCTTCTTATGTGCGGTTATTGTTTTCACGAACAAGTCAGGCCGTTTGTCCCTATTGCCAGGAAGCATTGCCTGTTCAAAGCAGAAAGAAAATCACAGAGCAGGTGCTCCAATATCCATCTGATACATCTATTGATGTATATGCGCCAATTCTTTCCATGCCACATGGCGGGCCTGTAGCGTTGCTGAAGGAAATACGAAAAAAGGGCTATACCCAGTTAAATTGGAACCAAAAATTGCTGGATGTACAGCAAGCAGAAGTTTTGTTCTCCAGTATGTCTCCACAGGTAGTACACCTAGGAAAAGAGTACAACCGGCTGGAGGTACTGGTTGGTCAAGTGACGATTTCAAATTCCGTGGAGCAAGTCAAAGATATTCAAGTTCTGGTAGACAAGGCGCTGGATGTGGGAGACGGATGGATGCAAATTCGACCTATGGTCGATAAACGATCTGCATGTACTCCAAACTCCGGGTGTTGCCGTTGCGGAATGATGGTCAGTGAAATCTCGGCAGGAGCTTTTTCATCCAATAGTCCTCTGGGTGCTTGTCCGACATGTACAGGACTTGGCACACATTATGAAGTGAATCTCGAACGTGTGATTCCTGATCGATCCAAAAGTGTGGCCGAAGGAGCGATCCACCTGCTTGGCTGGCAATGCGAGAAAGAGAAATTTCATAAAAATCGAAAAATTTTAGAGGGACTGGCGACCCGGTATCATTTTGACCTGAATACGGCGGTAAAGGATCTGCCGAATGAGGCGTTATACGCTGTGCTATACGGTACTCAAGGGGAAAAGATTGCCATTGAGAATCCTGCTACAGGTGGCAAGCCAATGCATGAAAAATTTGCAGGCATTGTGAATCTCATTTATGAGCGCTTCAACGCTAATGCCAAGGACGAAATGAGCGCCATGAAAGCGGAAGATAAGGCAGTCATGATAGAACAAGTGTGTCCGAGCTGCGGAGGAGCCCGTTTGAAGGCAGAACGTCTTCTGTATCGTGTAGGGGATCAAACGATCCGTGATTTTTCGAATATGCCGTTAGTTGAGCTGCATGCATACTGCGATGAACTACTGCGAGCGGCCCCCCGATTTTTCCAGAGTCTTGCGGCTGTCGCACAGCCTATTTTACGGGAAATGAAGACTCGTCTGGCGTTGCTGCTCGACATGGGACTGGACTATTTAAGTCTGAACCGTCCGGTGACGATGCTCTCGGGTGGTGAATCGCAGCGCGTACGCTTAACGACTCAACTAAGCTCAGGACTGATGGGGATGATCTACATTTTGGATGAACCCAGTGTCGGATTGCACCCGAAGGATACCGGCAAAATGATAGCAATGCTTCACAGGCTACGGGATTTGGGAAACACCATCTTGGTCGTCGAACATGATGAAGAGATTATGGCCCAAGCGGATTATCTTGTGGATATTGGACCTGGTGCAGGAGCGCTCGGTGGTGAAATTGTGGCACAGGGGACGGTGGAACAAGTCATGAGCAATCCCAATTCTTTGACGGGACAATATTTGGCCGGCCGGCGAGGTATTCCATTGCCCTCAAGGCGGAGAAAGGCTCGTGACGGGAAGTATCTGGAGGTGCTGGGAGCGAGGGAGAATAATCTACAGAACCTGAACATACGCATACCGCTCGGTTGCTTGGTTTGTGTCACAGGGGTATCCGGATCAGGGAAAACCACGCTGGTTCATAACGTTATATATGAAAAATTGCGTGCTCACCTGGATGGTAAGCCTGCATATCTGAAGCACGATGTAGAGATGAAAGGAGAAGCGTCGATTGATCAGGTGATTTGTATCGATCAGAAGCCAATTGGACGAACATCGCGATCCACTCCGGCTACCTATGTGGGGGTGTTTGACGCTATCCGTAAGTTGTTTGCCAGGACTGAAAGAGCCAGACAGCTGCAACGGAAGGATGCACATTTTAGCTTCAATTCACCAGGTGGACGCTGTGAAGTTTGTTCAGGACTCGGGGTGATCGTCACTGAAATGCAGTTTATGTCTGACGTTGAAATGATGTGCGAGACGTGCCGGGGCAGACGCTACAGCGAAGATATACTGGCCATTACATATCAAGAGAAGAATATTGCGGATGTATTGGAGATGAGTATTGAAGAAGCTGCAGTTTTCTTTGCTGACCAGCCTGTTATTTACAGCAAGCTGAAGCTTATGAACCAACTGGGTCTTGGTTATATGAAGCTGGGTCAGTCTGCAACGACATTATCTGGCGGGGAAGCCCAGCGTATTAAGCTGGTGGAGGAGCTAGGTCAGTTAAAAAAGGGGAGCAGCCAGTTATACATTCTGGATGAACCGACCACAGGCTTGCATCCTGACGACATCCAGCGTCTGCTAACCATCCTTCAACAGCTCGTAGATGAGGGTAATACCGTCCTCATCATTGAACATAATCTGCATTTGATCAAAACGGCAGATTATGTGTTGGATCTTGGTCCCGAGGGAGGGACCAGAGGTGGACAGCTGGTGGTGGCTGGAACCCCTGAGCAGGTTGCAGCCTGTGTGCATTCCCATACCGGCTCATTTTTGCGTAATGTCGGAATGGATTTCAACGAGGACGAGGTGAGAGCATGA
- a CDS encoding cyclic peptide export ABC transporter, producing the protein MRKMAAVILIFALVAACILPNHAEAAAGLDQATTQRLEAFIHEKMQEGHIPGMTVVVVRGKETAYLKSFGYANVDKQAPVTPETSFEIASCSKGFTALAVLQLQQQGLLKLDDPVSKYFPWFQAKYKHQNVEITLRQLLHHSSGIPWYTITDIPISNRVDSLEQVVRNVNGLELHNRPGERFEYATINYAIVGAVIQKVTGQPYEDYMKAHIFQPLGLHKTTLYPTEAASTLATGYKNGFFQAREYQSPVFRGNRPAGYIMMDGNDLATWLKYQLGSLKSPMTPLIMETHAPDRTVAPSKFDMSSYAMGWADYQSGNGEVSKAGLNPNFSAYMVFRPQDQLAVGIMANNGTTLTYITGHGLMDILRDRQPVSPYEPDQKTDNAWSVITIMLACYVLAVGVLLITVVRDIIRKQRVYKSLNPKKLLTWLVFLLCSTPFLYGVYLVPTAMQGVSWTTAIVWSPFSFPFAIGALGLGLLLSFVYLVLGTLFPNADETRRSLPLLVMMSLLSGAANAFVIFIVNFSIGSEIPLKYLLYYFGLALAVYIFGRKLIETKLVKITYNMIYRKRMELIQRVLHSSYDKLERMDNGKILATLNNDTEMVGFSANVAVGFATSLLTVICCFVYLGTISFWGTILSLVVIAVIAAFYSLVSGTANRYWEEARDTQNVYLGFIDHMLKGFKELSMHGRKKAEFGSDIQDSCEQYRQKRSVSRIKFTNALVLGETLLILILGVVTFVFPTIFPNIKDYTLIQFVVVFLYLIGPINGLLQAVPELFQIRTSWRRIKTFIAEMPTNDSGEVHDTASGVDEEVAVERIGFHNLSFEYSNVTGESSFVVGPITLEAAKGQIIFITGGNGSGKTTLAKLMTALYPPQTGYITINGEVIDPRTSGEYFSTVFSDFHLFERLYDIDYKEKQSDIVLYLKRLGLEDKVTVKDGYFSTLKLSGGQRKRLALLICYLENRPVYLFDEWAADQDPEFRKFFYHTLLPEMKAAGKIVFAITHDDHYFHTADRLLKMEMGQMKELEVLSAEVSGS; encoded by the coding sequence ATGAGAAAAATGGCAGCGGTTATTCTGATTTTCGCTTTAGTGGCGGCATGTATTCTGCCCAATCACGCGGAAGCCGCAGCAGGTTTGGATCAAGCCACGACTCAACGTCTAGAAGCATTTATTCATGAGAAAATGCAGGAAGGTCATATCCCCGGAATGACAGTAGTGGTGGTTCGGGGAAAAGAAACGGCTTACCTCAAAAGTTTTGGGTATGCAAATGTGGACAAGCAAGCTCCTGTTACACCTGAGACAAGCTTTGAAATTGCCTCTTGTTCTAAAGGATTCACAGCACTTGCCGTACTGCAGCTACAGCAGCAGGGTTTGTTGAAGCTGGATGATCCTGTTTCGAAGTATTTTCCATGGTTCCAAGCCAAGTACAAACACCAAAATGTCGAGATTACACTACGACAGTTGCTACACCACTCCAGCGGCATTCCATGGTATACGATTACCGACATTCCGATCTCCAACCGCGTCGATTCACTCGAACAGGTCGTGAGGAATGTGAATGGCTTAGAATTACATAACCGTCCTGGCGAACGCTTTGAATATGCCACTATTAACTATGCCATCGTGGGGGCTGTCATTCAAAAGGTCACGGGGCAGCCTTACGAAGATTATATGAAGGCCCATATTTTTCAGCCATTGGGTCTGCATAAGACCACTCTTTACCCCACAGAAGCCGCATCCACACTGGCAACAGGCTACAAGAACGGCTTTTTTCAAGCACGTGAATATCAATCCCCTGTCTTTAGGGGGAATCGTCCTGCTGGTTATATCATGATGGACGGTAATGACCTCGCTACCTGGCTCAAGTATCAACTGGGCAGCCTGAAATCTCCCATGACTCCATTAATTATGGAAACGCATGCGCCTGACCGCACTGTGGCTCCCAGCAAGTTTGATATGTCGTCTTATGCTATGGGCTGGGCTGATTATCAAAGCGGAAATGGAGAGGTGTCGAAGGCTGGATTAAATCCGAATTTTTCTGCATATATGGTTTTTCGCCCTCAAGATCAGCTCGCTGTAGGGATTATGGCGAATAACGGTACCACTTTAACGTATATTACGGGTCACGGCCTGATGGATATTTTACGAGATCGTCAACCTGTGTCTCCGTATGAGCCGGATCAGAAAACAGATAATGCATGGTCCGTCATTACGATTATGCTGGCATGTTATGTGCTGGCTGTAGGAGTTCTGCTGATTACAGTTGTACGGGACATCATCCGCAAACAACGTGTTTATAAGTCTTTGAATCCAAAAAAGCTGCTTACATGGCTGGTGTTTTTACTTTGCAGTACACCGTTTTTGTATGGAGTTTATCTGGTTCCTACTGCGATGCAGGGGGTTTCCTGGACAACCGCGATTGTCTGGTCTCCGTTTAGCTTTCCGTTTGCGATTGGGGCCTTGGGCCTAGGATTGCTCTTGAGCTTTGTCTACTTGGTGCTGGGTACGCTTTTCCCTAACGCAGATGAAACTAGACGTTCGCTTCCTTTGTTGGTGATGATGAGCTTGCTGAGCGGTGCGGCGAATGCCTTTGTCATTTTTATCGTCAATTTCTCGATTGGCAGCGAGATTCCGCTCAAATACCTGCTGTATTATTTCGGGCTGGCGCTGGCAGTATATATTTTCGGCCGCAAGCTGATTGAAACCAAATTAGTGAAGATCACCTATAACATGATTTATCGAAAACGGATGGAACTCATTCAACGAGTGCTGCACAGCTCTTATGACAAATTAGAACGCATGGACAACGGCAAAATTTTAGCCACTTTAAATAATGATACGGAGATGGTCGGCTTCTCGGCTAATGTGGCGGTCGGGTTCGCAACCAGCTTGCTGACTGTCATCTGCTGCTTTGTTTATCTCGGTACGATTTCGTTTTGGGGAACAATTCTCTCGCTGGTCGTGATTGCGGTGATCGCCGCATTTTATAGCCTTGTCAGCGGTACGGCTAACCGTTATTGGGAAGAGGCGAGGGATACCCAAAACGTATATTTGGGGTTTATCGATCACATGCTCAAAGGCTTTAAAGAGCTTAGTATGCATGGTCGCAAAAAGGCGGAGTTCGGGAGCGATATTCAGGATAGCTGTGAACAGTATCGGCAAAAACGCTCGGTGTCCCGTATTAAATTTACCAATGCGCTGGTGCTGGGCGAAACGCTGCTGATTTTAATTTTAGGTGTAGTAACCTTTGTGTTCCCGACGATTTTCCCGAACATAAAGGATTACACATTAATTCAATTTGTTGTCGTGTTTCTTTATTTGATTGGACCGATCAACGGGTTGTTGCAGGCTGTGCCGGAGTTGTTCCAGATTCGGACCTCCTGGCGAAGAATTAAAACCTTTATTGCGGAAATGCCAACTAATGACAGTGGAGAAGTACATGATACTGCGAGTGGGGTAGATGAAGAGGTTGCTGTGGAACGCATTGGTTTTCACAATCTTAGCTTTGAGTACAGCAACGTGACTGGAGAGTCCAGCTTTGTGGTCGGACCTATTACGCTGGAGGCCGCTAAAGGACAGATCATTTTTATTACAGGCGGCAACGGCAGTGGTAAAACAACGCTTGCCAAGCTAATGACCGCTCTTTACCCGCCACAAACGGGATACATCACGATCAATGGAGAAGTCATTGACCCACGTACCTCGGGCGAGTATTTCTCCACCGTGTTCTCTGATTTCCATTTGTTTGAGCGTTTGTACGACATTGATTATAAGGAAAAGCAATCTGACATTGTTCTTTATCTGAAAAGGCTGGGATTGGAGGATAAAGTAACGGTTAAGGATGGATATTTTAGCACGCTCAAGCTATCTGGCGGCCAGCGGAAGCGGCTTGCGCTGTTGATCTGTTATCTGGAGAATCGACCTGTATATTTGTTTGACGAATGGGCTGCGGATCAAGATCCAGAGTTCCGAAAGTTCTTTTATCATACACTTCTGCCTGAAATGAAGGCGGCAGGCAAAATTGTGTTCGCCATCACGCATGATGACCATTATTTTCATACCGCAGACCGCCTGCTGAAGATGGAAATGGGACAGATGAAGGAGCTGGAAGTACTGAGTGCTGAAGTCAGTGGCTCATAA